In Gemmatimonadaceae bacterium, a single genomic region encodes these proteins:
- a CDS encoding YceI family protein: protein MSTDNSVSTWTIDPTHAEVAFAVRHLMLATVRGRFGTVSGTIELNEAAPAKSTVDVTVDIASIDTRQEMRDNHLRSADFFDVANHPTLHFVSTRVEGDITGEFRLIGDLTIRGTTKEVTLNVSLQGRGRDPWGNERAGFEATGKLNRKDFGLTWNQALETGGVAVGDEVKLSIDVEIVRQVAAAAA from the coding sequence ATGAGCACCGACAACTCCGTTTCGACCTGGACCATCGACCCGACACACGCCGAAGTCGCGTTCGCCGTTCGCCACCTCATGCTCGCGACCGTCCGCGGCCGCTTCGGCACCGTCAGCGGCACGATCGAGCTCAACGAGGCCGCGCCGGCGAAGTCCACGGTCGACGTCACGGTCGACATCGCCTCAATCGACACGCGCCAGGAGATGCGCGACAACCATCTTCGTTCGGCCGATTTCTTCGACGTGGCCAACCATCCGACGCTCCACTTCGTCAGCACGCGCGTCGAAGGCGACATTACCGGCGAGTTCCGCCTGATCGGCGACCTCACCATTCGCGGCACGACCAAGGAAGTGACGCTCAACGTCTCGCTGCAGGGGCGCGGGCGCGATCCGTGGGGCAACGAGCGCGCGGGCTTCGAGGCGACCGGCAAGCTCAATCGAAAGGATTTTGGCCTCACCTGGAACCAGGCGCTCGAGACGGGCGGCGTTGCCGTCGGCGACGAGGTGAAGCTCTCGATCGATGTCGAGATTGTTCGGCAGGTGGCTGCCGCTGCCGCGTAG
- the dtd gene encoding D-aminoacyl-tRNA deacylase — MRVLLQRVSRAAVRVGDRETGRIGRGFLLLVGFTHADGDEQLQWMADKVAGLRIFPDDDDKMNRALADVGGALLVVSQFTLYGDAVKGRRPSFVDAARPETAIPLYERFVTLLRERGLEVQTGEFGASMQVELVNDGPVTLWLER, encoded by the coding sequence ATGCGTGTTCTCCTACAACGCGTCTCGCGCGCGGCGGTGCGCGTCGGCGATCGAGAAACAGGTCGCATCGGTCGAGGGTTTCTCCTCCTCGTGGGATTTACCCACGCTGACGGCGACGAACAGCTGCAGTGGATGGCCGACAAGGTCGCCGGCCTGCGTATCTTCCCCGACGACGACGATAAGATGAATCGCGCCCTCGCCGACGTCGGCGGCGCGCTGCTCGTCGTCTCGCAGTTCACGCTGTACGGCGACGCGGTCAAGGGCCGGCGTCCCAGCTTCGTCGATGCCGCGCGGCCCGAGACAGCGATTCCGCTCTACGAGCGATTCGTCACGCTGTTGCGCGAACGCGGGCTCGAGGTTCAGACCGGGGAATTCGGAGCGTCAATGCAGGTGGAGCTCGTCAACGACGGACCGGTGACGTTGTGGCTGGAACGATGA
- the glmM gene encoding phosphoglucosamine mutase, with translation MANDGLMVSVSGIRGRVGAGLSPEVVARYASAFGAWASRRGHGNNVVVGRDSRVSGPMFHAVVLSSLQSVGCNVIDIGLTTTPTCQLAVEHHHAAGGLMISASHNPIEWNALKFIGPSGLFLEAAEGTEMRATIERGVPFATWETLGRVERDDRAIQRHLERVLSIPYIDVEGIRRRKFHVALDCVRGAGAAIMPELLERLGCTVTAINTETDGRFPRPPEPIAENLGELERLVLESGAAIGFAVDPDVDRLALVSDAGKAIGEDFTLALAARLVLKHRSGAVVTNLSTSRVVEDVAVAANVRVIRAPVGEVNVAVRMRDEHAPIGGEGNGGVILSEVHLGRDAPIGAALLLQLLHEENKPLSQIVSELPRYVIVKDKLDRPDASLDTVYAALRKAFSDASADTQDGLRLSWPDRWVHVRPSGTEPIVRVIAEAPTNEAALELVRRSREPLDALSA, from the coding sequence ATGGCGAACGATGGGCTGATGGTGAGTGTGTCGGGTATTCGTGGGCGCGTCGGCGCGGGGCTGTCGCCCGAAGTCGTCGCGCGATACGCCTCGGCGTTCGGCGCCTGGGCGTCGCGACGCGGGCACGGCAACAATGTCGTCGTCGGGCGCGACAGTCGTGTCTCGGGGCCGATGTTTCACGCCGTCGTCTTGTCGTCGCTACAGTCGGTGGGCTGCAACGTGATCGACATCGGCCTTACGACGACCCCGACCTGCCAACTCGCCGTCGAACACCATCACGCCGCGGGTGGACTCATGATCTCCGCGAGCCACAACCCGATCGAATGGAACGCGCTCAAGTTCATCGGGCCGTCGGGATTGTTTCTCGAAGCCGCGGAAGGCACGGAGATGCGCGCGACGATCGAGCGCGGCGTACCCTTCGCGACGTGGGAGACGCTCGGTCGTGTGGAGCGCGACGATCGTGCGATTCAGCGACACCTGGAACGTGTCCTATCGATACCGTACATCGACGTCGAGGGGATTCGTCGCCGCAAATTTCACGTTGCGCTCGACTGTGTGCGCGGCGCCGGCGCCGCCATCATGCCCGAACTGCTCGAGCGGCTTGGCTGTACCGTCACCGCGATCAACACGGAGACCGACGGCCGATTTCCGCGTCCACCGGAGCCGATCGCGGAAAACCTCGGCGAGTTGGAACGGCTCGTGCTCGAGTCCGGCGCGGCGATCGGGTTTGCCGTCGATCCAGACGTCGATCGCCTGGCGCTCGTGTCGGACGCCGGCAAGGCGATCGGCGAGGATTTCACGCTGGCGCTCGCCGCGCGGCTGGTGCTCAAGCATCGTTCGGGCGCGGTCGTGACGAACCTCTCGACGAGTCGCGTCGTCGAGGACGTGGCGGTGGCGGCGAACGTGCGGGTCATTCGCGCGCCGGTGGGCGAAGTGAACGTCGCCGTACGGATGCGCGACGAACACGCGCCGATCGGCGGTGAAGGCAACGGGGGCGTCATTCTGTCGGAGGTCCATCTCGGCCGCGATGCGCCGATCGGGGCGGCCCTCCTGCTGCAACTGCTGCACGAAGAGAACAAGCCGTTGTCGCAGATCGTGTCGGAGTTGCCGCGCTATGTGATCGTGAAAGACAAGCTCGACCGTCCCGACGCAAGCCTGGACACGGTGTACGCAGCGCTGCGGAAAGCGTTCTCCGACGCCTCCGCGGACACGCAAGACGGGTTGCGCCTGTCGTGGCCGGACCGCTGGGTGCACGTGCGGCCCTCCGGAACGGAACCAATCGTGCGAGTAATAGCCGAAGCACCGACCAACGAAGCCGCGCTGGAACTGGTTCGCCGCTCACGCGAACCGCTCGACGCTCTGAGCGCCTAA
- a CDS encoding AMP-binding protein, whose protein sequence is MPDPFSLLPLAIAAHGGRIDEFDAQQLVAAGVTLLQRSAPLVRALTAKRSAILLPTTPAFFVALAASEGRGAVLINPLASRHEAAHCVDDANVGAVFTNAALAPLLPPNLPRVLLDDAPRSATFSSPDVQRTIDLGSHQGLAIEGDTDVAGSDDEAAIVYTSAMRGTPLGAILSHRSLLSNARATIVAGELTDADVALALLPFSHLFGLTVSANAPLLAGARVITMPRFNPGRAAERIAAGEITAVIGVPAVFRALLAALERLGRGAGALRLAICGGSPLSTSLQERWSNATEVELRQGYGLTEAGPVCLFNAVDRPNARGTLGRPFPGVDVRIDDGEICVRGDNLFSGYVSHGDAGLFVQDGWLHTGDRGRMNADGTVTFEGVIKPMFTRNGFNIYPAEIERAVRELAGVDAAIATATPTDEDREPEITLEVRGSVTEMAVRQWCSERLSLYRQPTFVRVL, encoded by the coding sequence ATGCCGGACCCGTTTTCTCTCCTCCCCCTCGCAATCGCCGCGCACGGCGGCCGCATTGACGAATTCGACGCGCAACAACTCGTCGCCGCAGGCGTCACGCTGCTGCAGCGAAGCGCGCCACTCGTGCGCGCGTTGACGGCCAAGCGAAGTGCCATTCTCCTCCCCACGACGCCCGCGTTTTTTGTGGCGCTCGCCGCGTCCGAAGGCCGCGGCGCGGTGCTCATCAATCCGCTCGCCTCGCGACACGAAGCGGCGCACTGCGTCGACGACGCGAACGTCGGCGCCGTCTTCACGAACGCCGCGCTCGCGCCGCTGCTGCCACCGAACCTTCCGCGCGTGTTGCTCGACGATGCGCCGCGCAGCGCCACGTTCTCGTCACCCGACGTCCAGCGAACCATCGATCTCGGCTCGCATCAGGGATTGGCCATCGAAGGCGATACCGACGTCGCGGGCAGCGACGACGAAGCCGCGATCGTCTACACCTCCGCGATGCGCGGCACGCCACTCGGCGCCATTCTCTCGCACCGCAGCCTGTTGTCGAATGCGCGCGCGACGATCGTTGCCGGGGAACTCACCGACGCCGACGTGGCGTTGGCGCTCTTGCCATTCTCGCACCTGTTCGGTCTGACTGTTTCCGCGAACGCTCCGCTGCTCGCCGGCGCTCGCGTCATCACGATGCCGCGATTCAATCCGGGCCGCGCCGCCGAACGCATCGCGGCGGGCGAGATCACGGCCGTCATCGGCGTTCCCGCCGTCTTTCGCGCGCTGCTCGCGGCGCTCGAGCGTCTTGGCCGCGGCGCGGGCGCGCTCCGCCTAGCCATCTGCGGCGGCTCGCCGCTCTCGACGTCGTTGCAGGAGCGCTGGTCCAACGCTACGGAGGTCGAGCTTCGGCAGGGCTACGGTCTCACGGAAGCAGGTCCCGTGTGCCTCTTCAACGCCGTCGATCGGCCCAACGCGCGCGGAACGCTTGGGCGCCCGTTCCCAGGCGTCGACGTTCGCATCGACGACGGCGAGATCTGCGTGCGCGGTGACAACCTCTTTTCGGGCTACGTCTCGCATGGCGACGCCGGCCTCTTCGTGCAGGACGGCTGGCTGCACACGGGCGATCGCGGCCGCATGAATGCCGACGGCACGGTGACATTTGAAGGCGTCATCAAGCCGATGTTCACTCGCAACGGCTTCAACATCTATCCGGCGGAGATCGAGCGCGCCGTTCGCGAGCTGGCCGGTGTCGATGCGGCGATCGCAACTGCGACGCCCACGGATGAGGACCGCGAGCCGGAGATCACCCTCGAGGTGCGCGGCTCGGTGACCGAAATGGCCGTGCGCCAGTGGTGCTCCGAGCGGCTCAGCCTGTACAGGCAACCGACGTTTGTACGAGTTTTATAA
- a CDS encoding PilZ domain-containing protein: MSEPSRREQYRIQYPQAERPTLEIGRLFYEVLDCSEGGLRYEVRLGRPLPVPGSQISATLAFRRGEELDIVGEVLRVGADFVVLHLEPPLPYSEILAEQRYLRARGYLLKG, encoded by the coding sequence ATGTCAGAACCGTCCCGCCGCGAGCAGTATCGTATCCAATACCCACAGGCCGAACGACCGACCCTGGAGATCGGGCGCCTCTTTTATGAGGTGCTCGACTGCTCCGAGGGCGGTCTTCGTTATGAGGTTCGGCTTGGCCGCCCGTTGCCGGTACCCGGCAGCCAGATCAGCGCCACGTTGGCGTTCCGACGTGGAGAAGAGTTGGACATCGTCGGCGAAGTGCTGCGCGTCGGCGCGGATTTCGTGGTGCTGCATCTCGAGCCGCCTCTTCCCTATTCGGAGATTCTCGCGGAGCAGCGGTATTTGCGGGCGCGAGGCTATCTGCTGAAGGGCTGA
- the glmS gene encoding glutamine--fructose-6-phosphate transaminase (isomerizing) produces the protein MCGIVGYVGSKNSTPMLIEGLKRLEYRGYDSAGIALSNGHGLETRKAKGKISMLESLVNGSPIHGSVGIAHTRWATHGAPNECNAHPHTDCKNEIAVVHNGIIENYGALRKMLQKQGHTFKSETDTEVLAHLIEAAMDGDPLEDAVIDALNLVEGTYGIAVISSKDPNKIVCARRGSPLLIGLGENEFYVASDVAAILQHTRQVVYLDDGEMGILTKNGYEVLDLNARRIKKGVSRIDWSLDEIEKGGFDHFMLKEIFEQPETIQSTMRGRLVIDEGFSKLGGLNLTREELLAIDQIVITACGTSWHSGLIGEMYVEELARIRCEVEYASEFRYKNPIVSDKTLAVVISQSGETADTLAAMREAKRRGAKTLGLVNVVGSTIAREDDGGIYLHAGPEIGVASTKAFTSQVIALALLTLKLARLRTMSVVKGKEVAEAMLALPGKIQTILDTAAEIERIAEEFKNASNFLYLGRGYNFPVALEGALKLKEISYIHAEGYPAAEMKHGPIALIDSEMPVVFIAPHDAVFDKVVSNIQEVKARGGKVICITSQDEPVLEGMIDHEIRVPQTIDMLYPVLTVIPLQLLAYYIAVKRGLNVDQPRNLAKSVTVE, from the coding sequence ATGTGTGGAATCGTCGGATACGTCGGATCCAAGAACTCGACGCCGATGTTGATCGAGGGCCTCAAGCGCCTGGAGTACCGCGGCTATGACTCGGCGGGCATCGCCTTGAGCAATGGTCACGGGCTCGAGACGCGGAAAGCCAAGGGCAAGATCTCGATGCTCGAGAGCCTCGTGAATGGCAGCCCCATCCATGGGTCGGTCGGCATCGCGCACACGCGATGGGCGACACACGGCGCGCCGAACGAATGCAACGCGCATCCCCACACGGACTGCAAGAACGAGATCGCGGTGGTGCACAACGGCATCATCGAGAACTACGGTGCGCTGCGGAAAATGCTCCAGAAGCAGGGCCACACCTTCAAGTCCGAGACGGACACGGAAGTGCTGGCGCATCTCATCGAGGCGGCGATGGACGGCGATCCGCTCGAGGACGCGGTCATCGATGCGTTGAACCTCGTCGAGGGGACGTACGGCATCGCCGTGATCTCGAGCAAGGATCCGAACAAGATCGTCTGCGCGCGCAGGGGGAGTCCGCTGCTCATCGGCCTTGGCGAGAACGAGTTCTACGTGGCGAGCGACGTGGCGGCGATTCTGCAGCACACCCGCCAGGTCGTGTATCTCGACGACGGCGAGATGGGCATCCTCACGAAGAACGGCTACGAGGTGCTCGATCTCAACGCCCGGCGAATCAAGAAGGGCGTCAGCCGCATCGACTGGTCGCTCGACGAGATCGAGAAGGGCGGATTCGATCACTTCATGCTCAAGGAAATCTTCGAGCAGCCCGAAACCATCCAGAGCACCATGCGCGGCCGCCTCGTCATCGACGAAGGCTTCTCGAAGCTCGGCGGATTGAATCTGACGCGCGAGGAGCTGCTGGCGATCGATCAGATCGTCATCACCGCGTGCGGCACGAGCTGGCATTCGGGGTTGATCGGCGAGATGTACGTCGAGGAGCTGGCGCGCATTCGCTGCGAGGTCGAGTACGCGTCGGAATTCCGCTACAAGAATCCCATTGTCAGCGACAAGACGCTTGCCGTCGTGATCTCACAGTCCGGCGAGACGGCGGATACGCTCGCGGCGATGCGCGAAGCCAAGCGGCGGGGCGCCAAGACGCTGGGACTCGTCAACGTCGTCGGCTCGACGATCGCCCGCGAAGACGACGGCGGCATCTATCTGCATGCCGGTCCGGAAATCGGCGTGGCGTCCACGAAGGCGTTCACGAGCCAGGTGATCGCGCTGGCGCTGCTGACGCTCAAGCTGGCGCGGTTGCGCACGATGTCGGTGGTCAAGGGCAAGGAAGTCGCCGAGGCGATGCTGGCGCTGCCGGGGAAGATTCAAACGATTCTCGATACGGCGGCCGAGATCGAGCGCATCGCCGAAGAATTCAAGAACGCGTCGAACTTCCTGTATCTCGGCCGCGGGTACAATTTCCCCGTCGCGCTCGAGGGCGCGCTCAAGCTCAAGGAGATCAGCTACATCCATGCCGAGGGGTACCCGGCGGCGGAGATGAAGCATGGTCCGATCGCGTTGATCGACTCCGAGATGCCGGTGGTCTTCATCGCGCCGCACGACGCGGTGTTCGACAAGGTCGTGTCGAACATTCAGGAAGTGAAAGCGCGCGGTGGAAAAGTCATCTGCATCACGAGCCAGGACGAGCCGGTGCTCGAAGGCATGATCGATCACGAGATCCGCGTCCCGCAGACGATCGACATGCTGTATCCCGTTCTGACCGTGATCCCGCTGCAGCTGTTGGCGTACTACATCGCGGTGAAGCGCGGGTTGAACGTGGATCAGCCGAGGAATCTGGCGAAGTCGGTGACGGTCGAATAG
- a CDS encoding glycosyltransferase family 9 protein yields the protein MIDVPLRRVCIVMMSAVGDAVHVLPVINALKRHQPNVHLTWVLQPGPAMLVRGHRSVDEIILFERAAGWRAFTDVRRELASREFDLAINLQVYFKAGIVTSFTRAPVKLGFDRARARDFNWLFTNVKIPPHAPQHVQDQYFEFLTALNVPHEPLEWDLGPWPSERPAQTEFFSRIERPAASIVVATSKPQKDWLPERWAQVADALYHDFGMQPILVGGRSPRELNAETIIRANSRHPVHSALGSGLRNLVGILDGSALVLAPDTGPLHMAVALDRPVISLMGYTNPKRTGPYRRFHDLIVDAYGEPGEDYPISMENRLDRMPRISVRDVLDTVERWRDRYRAPQSVSSGPNS from the coding sequence ATGATCGATGTGCCACTTCGCCGCGTTTGCATCGTCATGATGAGCGCGGTGGGCGACGCCGTGCACGTCCTGCCGGTGATCAACGCGCTCAAGCGACATCAGCCGAACGTCCACCTCACCTGGGTGCTGCAGCCCGGGCCGGCGATGCTCGTGCGCGGCCATCGTTCGGTCGACGAAATCATTCTCTTCGAGCGCGCCGCCGGCTGGCGCGCGTTTACGGATGTCCGGCGCGAGCTCGCCTCGCGCGAGTTCGACCTCGCGATCAATCTCCAGGTCTACTTCAAGGCCGGCATCGTCACGAGTTTTACTCGCGCTCCGGTGAAGCTCGGGTTCGACCGCGCGCGCGCGCGTGATTTCAACTGGCTGTTCACGAACGTGAAGATCCCGCCGCACGCGCCGCAGCACGTGCAGGATCAATATTTTGAGTTTCTCACGGCGCTGAACGTTCCTCACGAGCCCCTCGAATGGGACCTCGGGCCGTGGCCGTCCGAGCGCCCCGCGCAGACCGAGTTCTTCTCGCGAATCGAACGCCCGGCGGCGTCGATCGTCGTCGCGACGAGCAAACCGCAAAAGGATTGGCTGCCCGAGCGCTGGGCCCAAGTGGCGGATGCGCTCTATCACGATTTTGGAATGCAGCCGATTTTGGTCGGCGGGCGATCACCGCGCGAGCTGAACGCCGAGACGATCATCCGCGCCAACTCGCGGCACCCGGTTCACTCGGCGCTCGGCAGCGGACTCCGAAACCTCGTCGGCATTCTCGACGGTTCGGCACTCGTGCTCGCACCCGACACCGGACCGCTGCACATGGCCGTCGCGCTCGACCGTCCGGTGATCAGCTTGATGGGCTACACGAACCCGAAGCGCACCGGCCCCTATCGTCGATTTCACGATCTCATCGTCGACGCGTACGGCGAGCCCGGAGAGGATTATCCAATCAGCATGGAGAATCGGCTCGATCGCATGCCCCGCATTTCCGTTCGCGACGTGCTCGATACAGTCGAACGGTGGCGCGACCGATATCGCGCGCCTCAATCCGTCTCGAGCGGACCGAATTCGTAG
- a CDS encoding MarR family transcriptional regulator, with protein MNQRSTAPTKTAGSSDRTIFALLHAAHALEEKVEAALETADLSGPKFSVLSELVSAGEPLPLSELAGRLSCVRSNMTQLVDRLEADGLVQRVACPSDRRSVKAEITYLGRERQAAGAAAIARLHETFASAVSAADRKAFERMLKALA; from the coding sequence ATGAACCAACGCAGCACGGCGCCGACCAAAACGGCAGGCTCGTCCGACCGGACGATCTTCGCCCTGCTCCACGCGGCGCACGCGTTGGAGGAAAAGGTCGAGGCGGCGCTCGAGACCGCCGATCTGTCCGGACCCAAGTTCTCGGTCCTGAGCGAGCTCGTGAGCGCCGGCGAACCGCTGCCGCTGAGCGAGCTGGCTGGACGGTTGAGCTGCGTGCGATCGAACATGACGCAGCTCGTCGATCGGCTGGAGGCGGACGGGCTGGTGCAGCGCGTGGCATGTCCGAGTGACCGGCGTTCGGTGAAAGCCGAGATCACGTATCTGGGCCGCGAGCGGCAGGCGGCCGGCGCCGCCGCGATCGCGCGGTTGCACGAGACGTTCGCGTCCGCCGTCTCGGCGGCCGATCGCAAAGCGTTCGAGCGCATGTTGAAAGCGCTGGCATAG
- a CDS encoding NAD(P)H-dependent oxidoreductase: protein MTRQTVKFLVFGASLRANSLNDRLATLAATIVQQQGGAVDRARMGDFDCPPFDGDVERDAGIPDPARALCRRITDTDAFIIASPEYNASMPGHLKNAIDWASRFRPQPFNGKQALLLSASPSMIGGNRGLWALRIPLEHLGARIYPDMFSLAQAHEAFGDNHRLKNDVLQQRLETTISCFMDLVEAAKHYPALKKEWVEFLGERPDATIDRVETNSTQAA from the coding sequence ATGACTCGTCAAACCGTCAAATTCCTCGTCTTTGGCGCCTCCCTCCGCGCCAACTCCCTCAACGATCGGCTCGCTACCCTGGCCGCGACCATCGTCCAGCAGCAAGGCGGCGCCGTCGACCGCGCCCGCATGGGCGACTTCGACTGCCCGCCGTTCGACGGCGACGTCGAACGCGACGCGGGCATTCCCGACCCCGCCCGAGCACTCTGCCGACGCATCACCGACACCGATGCCTTCATCATCGCGTCGCCCGAGTACAACGCGTCCATGCCGGGACATCTCAAGAACGCCATCGATTGGGCCTCGCGCTTTCGGCCTCAGCCCTTCAACGGCAAGCAGGCGCTGCTCCTCTCGGCCTCACCCTCGATGATCGGCGGCAATCGCGGCCTGTGGGCCCTCCGCATTCCACTCGAGCACCTGGGCGCGCGCATCTACCCCGACATGTTCTCGCTCGCGCAGGCGCACGAAGCGTTCGGCGACAACCATCGCCTCAAGAACGACGTGCTGCAGCAGCGGCTCGAGACGACGATCTCCTGCTTCATGGACCTGGTCGAGGCCGCGAAGCACTACCCCGCCCTGAAAAAGGAGTGGGTCGAATTCCTCGGCGAACGTCCCGACGCGACGATCGATCGCGTCGAGACGAATTCGACGCAGGCGGCTTAG
- a CDS encoding helix-turn-helix domain-containing protein — MITLDQGGRGRATTRIIPAPPSIGAIAELLWIDSTRHDVGATHHWTVVADDAPHLIYSLLNDGRGDRHRLVVVGARRVHARIHLGGRQLTVGVRLRPGSLPALFGVDASSLTDRATPFDSMVPPAERGAAERFHGRSPEQIAHELARVIARLAGHGRPLDHRARLLETLARQQSGDVRAIATQFRMSDRGLRAWSSAHVGIGVRRILRIRRVHAALEIRLAQPRSTWSTIAARTGFADHSHLVRDCTALVGESPSAFLARG, encoded by the coding sequence ATGATCACGCTGGACCAGGGCGGACGCGGTCGGGCGACGACGCGCATCATTCCGGCGCCGCCATCCATCGGTGCGATCGCCGAGCTCCTCTGGATTGACTCGACGCGCCATGACGTCGGAGCGACGCACCACTGGACAGTCGTGGCCGACGATGCTCCGCATCTCATTTATAGTTTGCTCAATGACGGACGGGGTGATCGTCACCGGTTGGTGGTGGTCGGCGCACGGCGGGTACACGCCCGGATCCACCTGGGCGGCCGGCAACTGACCGTCGGTGTTCGTCTTCGGCCTGGCTCGTTGCCGGCACTCTTTGGCGTTGACGCGTCGAGCCTCACGGATCGCGCGACACCGTTCGACTCGATGGTTCCCCCTGCGGAGCGTGGGGCGGCGGAACGGTTCCACGGGCGGTCGCCGGAACAGATCGCGCACGAGCTGGCGAGAGTGATCGCGCGGCTCGCCGGACACGGACGCCCACTCGATCATCGCGCACGCTTGCTCGAGACCTTGGCGCGGCAGCAGTCCGGAGACGTTCGCGCGATCGCGACACAGTTCCGCATGAGCGACCGCGGCCTGAGGGCATGGAGCTCGGCGCACGTCGGGATCGGCGTGCGTCGCATTCTGCGCATCCGCCGTGTTCATGCCGCGCTCGAGATTCGCCTGGCGCAGCCGCGGTCGACATGGAGCACGATCGCCGCACGAACGGGATTCGCGGATCACTCGCATCTCGTGCGCGACTGCACCGCGCTCGTCGGCGAGAGTCCGTCGGCGTTTCTCGCGCGGGGTTGA
- a CDS encoding HD domain-containing phosphohydrolase, with the protein MNASASSITAAGSAAESGAALPYCLIVDDEPRLRQVMVHLMRSDGFQCVEAGNGVEALEQLEKYPAILVLSDLRMPKMDGFALLREIRSRFPDVAVVMITAVADVEIAVNCLAIGAADYVIKPYQLEDVRARVAQALEKRRMVLELRAYRESLEERVAVQARRLEELFLASVQSLAEALELKDPYTRGHSIRVSQYSSIIAQTMGLDGEMLRQIELGGHVHDIGKIGVRESVLNKADRLTPEEYQHIMTHPVLGWRILAPLLGDTPNALNIVRSHHERYDGRGVPDGLSTDEIPLEARIAAAADALDAMTSDRPYRASEMSLEMAVEEIRRCSRTQFDPAVVDAVVSAAERGELQLLPRTATYPVPNRA; encoded by the coding sequence ATGAACGCTTCCGCTTCGAGCATCACCGCTGCCGGTTCGGCCGCCGAATCAGGCGCGGCGTTGCCGTATTGCCTCATCGTCGACGACGAGCCGCGACTTCGCCAGGTGATGGTGCACCTGATGCGCAGCGACGGCTTCCAGTGCGTCGAGGCCGGCAACGGCGTCGAGGCGCTCGAGCAGCTGGAGAAGTATCCGGCCATCCTCGTGCTCAGCGATCTGCGCATGCCGAAGATGGACGGCTTCGCGCTGCTGAGAGAAATCCGCTCGCGCTTTCCGGATGTCGCCGTGGTCATGATCACCGCGGTGGCTGACGTCGAGATCGCCGTGAACTGTCTGGCAATCGGCGCGGCCGACTACGTCATCAAGCCGTACCAGCTCGAGGACGTCCGCGCCCGCGTGGCGCAGGCGCTCGAGAAGCGGCGCATGGTGCTCGAGCTCCGGGCATATCGCGAGAGCCTCGAGGAGCGCGTCGCCGTGCAGGCGCGGCGCCTCGAGGAGCTCTTCCTGGCGAGCGTACAGTCGCTCGCCGAGGCCCTGGAATTAAAGGATCCTTATACGCGCGGCCACTCGATCCGGGTGAGCCAGTACTCGAGCATCATCGCGCAGACGATGGGCTTGGACGGTGAGATGCTGCGCCAGATCGAGCTCGGCGGCCACGTGCACGACATCGGCAAGATCGGCGTGCGCGAGTCGGTGCTGAACAAGGCGGATCGTCTGACGCCCGAAGAGTATCAGCACATCATGACACATCCGGTGCTCGGCTGGCGCATTCTCGCGCCGCTCCTGGGCGACACGCCGAACGCGCTGAACATCGTGCGTTCGCATCACGAGCGCTACGACGGCCGGGGCGTGCCCGACGGGTTGAGCACGGACGAGATTCCGCTCGAGGCGCGCATTGCCGCGGCCGCTGACGCCCTGGACGCGATGACGAGCGATCGCCCGTACCGCGCGAGCGAGATGTCGCTCGAGATGGCCGTGGAGGAGATTCGCCGCTGCAGCCGTACGCAGTTCGATCCGGCGGTGGTCGACGCCGTGGTGAGCGCGGCCGAGCGCGGCGAGCTGCAACTGCTGCCGCGGACGGCGACGTATCCCGTCCCGAATCGTGCGTAA
- a CDS encoding nucleoside triphosphate pyrophosphatase: MKPRVILASGSPRRRELLALVGIAHEVIPANIDESYIAGETPRDHAERLARGKAAAIGESDAVVIGSDTIVVVDGDILGKPRDRAEAAAMLRRLSGRSHIVMTGVAARWNGRMLSGLEEVGVTFRALSDGEIERYIATGEPMDKAGAYGIQGYGATIVERVDGDYFAVMGLALNRLVALFRNLGLRYEFGPLETD, translated from the coding sequence ATGAAGCCTCGCGTGATTCTCGCCTCGGGTTCGCCGCGACGTCGAGAGCTGCTCGCGCTCGTCGGCATCGCACACGAAGTCATTCCCGCCAACATCGACGAATCCTACATCGCCGGCGAGACGCCGCGCGATCACGCCGAGCGATTGGCGCGCGGCAAGGCGGCGGCGATCGGCGAAAGCGACGCCGTCGTCATCGGCAGCGACACGATCGTCGTCGTCGACGGCGATATTCTCGGCAAACCGCGCGATCGCGCCGAGGCCGCGGCGATGCTGCGCCGCTTGAGCGGACGCTCACACATCGTGATGACGGGCGTTGCGGCGCGGTGGAACGGGCGCATGCTCTCGGGGCTCGAAGAAGTGGGCGTCACGTTTCGCGCGCTGTCCGACGGCGAGATCGAGCGCTACATCGCGACGGGCGAGCCGATGGACAAGGCGGGCGCCTACGGCATTCAGGGCTATGGGGCAACGATCGTCGAGCGTGTCGACGGCGATTATTTCGCCGTGATGGGGCTCGCGCTCAACCGGCTCGTCGCATTGTTCCGAAACCTCGGACTGCGCTACGAATTCGGTCCGCTCGAGACGGATTGA